Proteins from one Ipomoea triloba cultivar NCNSP0323 chromosome 1, ASM357664v1 genomic window:
- the LOC116004996 gene encoding uncharacterized protein LOC116004996 — protein MDSFEHHSDPPNQIDGGTTWSTEGELFEDSLNVVDEGDMEFITWNCQGAAFRSFLRAAKWLCSSHKSDILFLLETKTSGSDVDMLFATRRGSIIGLGWRLLALVDSWNFTVVYGSPSLHLRRRLWNSLTRTKININGPWLVEGDFNAVISNDETSSPGNSGAHRNNDFRNWIFEEALIDLGFEGQKFTWKRGQESGTFKGARLNRALCSIDCIDCPHDNYINTFKFQGAWVRHPNFLETVKENMNENAIVWDNKDNLATKLKDWNRHTFGNIHIRKNASL, from the exons ATGGACTCCTTTGAGCATCACAGCGATCCTCCAAACCAGATTGATGGTGGAACCACATGGTCTACGGAAGGAGAGCTCTTTGAGGACAGCCTGAATGTAGTGGACGAGGGTGACATGGAG TTCATCACTTGGAATTGTCAAGGAGCAGCGTTTAGGAGTTTTCTTAGAGCTGCTAAATGGCTTTGCAGCAGCCATAAATCagatattctttttcttttggagaCAAAAACTTCTGGTTCCGACGTGGATATGTTGTTTGCTACAAGACGGGGTTCAATAATTGGGCTAGGGTGGAGGCTCTTGGCTTTAGTAGAC TCATGGAATTTTACGGTGGTTTATGGTAGCCCGTCGCTCCATCTTCGGCGCAGACTTTGGAATTCCCTAACTCGTACTAAAATTAACATTAATGGCCCCTGGCTAGTTGAGGGTGATTTTAATGCAGTAATTAGTAATGACGAGACTTCTAGCCCGGGTAACTCGGGAGCTCATAGGAATAATGATTTTAGAAATTGGATTTTTGAGGAGGCTTTAATTGACTTGGGCTTTGAGGGCCAGAAGTTTACGTGGAAAAGAGGACAGGAAAGTGGAACTTTCAAAGGAGCGAGACTTAACAGAGCATTATGTTCTATTGACTG CATTGATTGTCCCCatgacaattatattaatactttcaagtttcaagggGCCTGGGTGAGGCATCCCAACTTCTTGGAAACTGTCAAGGAGAACATGAACGAAAATGCTATTGTTTGGGATAATAAAGACAATTTAGCTACCAAGCTGAAGGATTGGAATAGACATACTTTTGGGAACATCCACATTAGAAAAAATGCGTCTCTTTAA